In the genome of Bacillus thuringiensis, the window CAAGTTTGTTTGACATGTCCTTCACCTCTACAACAAATTATAACAAAGAATGTATTTTCCAAGCGAACGAAAATTCGCTTTATGTAAAAGAAACCTCTAACCGCTAATCGGCAGAGGCTTCTCATTTATCCTAAATAATCCAATTTCTTACCACTACGGTATACTTCATCAATTGTAGCACCGCCTAAGCACTCATCTCCATCATAGAACACAACTGCTTGTCCTGGTGTAATTGCACGAATTGGCTCATCACAAAGAATACGAACTGTATTTTCATCAACGATTTGAACCGTTACTTTATTGTCTTCTTGACGATAACGGAATTTCGCCGTGCACTTAAATTCTGTTTCTTTTGCTTTGTTACTTACCCATCCTACATTCGTAGCAATAACTTCATCACCATATAGAAGTTCGTTATGGAATCCTTGATCAACATATAAAATGTTTTCTTTCAAGTTTTTCCCAACAGCAAACCACGGATCACCGTTACCACCAATTCCAAGGCCATGACGTTGTCCAATTGTATAGTACATTAAACCGTCATGCTTTCCTTTCACTTCACCAGATAATGTTTGCATTACACCTGGTTGTGCTGGTAAGTAGTTACTTAAGAAATCTTTAAAGTTACGCTCACCAATGAAGCAAATACCTGTACTATCTTTCTTCGCCGCTGTCGCTAAGCCAGCTTCTTTCGCCATTTCACGAATTTGCGGTTTCTTTAATTCACCTAACGGGAACATTGTTTTTGATAATTGCTCTTGGCTTAATTGATTTAAGAAGTATGTTTGATCTTTATTGTCATCAACGCCGCGAAGCATTTTATATTCGCCGTCCATATAAGCAACGCGTGCATAATGGCCTGTTGCTACATAATCGGCACCAAGCGCAATTGCATGCTCTAAAAATGCTTTAAATTTAATTTCTTTATTACACATTACATCTGGGTTTGGTGTACGACCAGCTCGGTACTCATCTAAGAAGTAAGTAAATACTTTATCCCAGTATTGTTTTTCAAAGTTTACTGCATAATACGGAATACCAATTTGGTTACACACTTCAATTACATCATTGTAATCTTCTGTTGCTGTGCAGACACCATTCTCATCTGTATCATCCCAGTTTTTCATAAAAATTCCGATTACATCATAACCTTGCTCTTTTAATAAAAGTGCTGCTACAGATGAATCGACGCCACCGGACATTCCGATGACAACGCGTGTTTCTTGAGGTAGTTTGTTCATCATGTCACCTCCCATGCTAATTTTGTGTTAATCGCTTCACGATTTTCACTGTTTCGTACGCCGCTTTTTCAATTTGCTCTTTCGTATTTCCAAGTCCAAAACTAAAGCGTACGGATGAACGTATTTGATCGGAGTCTTTTCCAAACATCGCTACTAATACATGTGATGGATCAATCGAACCAGCTGTACAAGCAGAACCACTTGATACTGCAATGCCAGCTAGGTCTAAGTTCACAAGAAACGGTTCAATGTTCATTCCTGTAAAACTTACATTAAGCACATGCGGTAAGCGATGTTCTAAGTTTCCGTTTACCTCGAAAGTAATGCCTTCATTTTTGAAGACAGATACCATTATATCTTTAAACTCTTCATATTGGGCATTTTTTTGCTCACGAGTTTTTTCAGCTATAAGAATTGCATGCTGAAGCCCAGCAATACTAGGCACATTTTCCGTACCAGCACGGCGTTTTCTTTCTTGCTCTCCGCCTATTAATAACGGCTCAAATTTCACATTTGCACCAGCGTATAAGAACCCTACACCTTTTGGCCCATTAATTTTATGAGCTGAAATTGATAATAAATCAATACCAAACTCTTTCACGTCAATTTCTACTAAACCGTAAGCTTGTACCGCATCTGTATGGAAATAAGCTTGATGCTCTTTTAGCAGCTTTCCTATTTCCACAATTGGTTGCATTGTCCCTACTTCATTATTCCCAAACATAATAGATACAAGAATCGTCTCTTCAGTTAATGCCTTTTGTATGTCAGTAACTTGAATGCGTCCTGTTTCATCGACAGGTAAATATGTCACTTCAAACCCTTCACGCTCTAACAATTCGCACGTATGCAAAATCGCATGATGTTCAATTTGCGTCGTTATAATGTGGTTACCTTTATGACGGTTCGCACGTGCTACACCTATAAGCGCTAAATTATCAGCTTCTGTACCACCGCTCGTAAATATAATTTCATTCGGATTCGCATGAATGCTGCGTGCACACACTCGTCTCGCCTCATCTACTGTGTGACGAGTTTGACGTCCATAAAAGTGAATACTAGACGGGTTCCCGAATATTTCTGTCATATATGGAATCATCTTTTCGACCACTTCTGGGTGAGTCGGAGATGTCGCAGCATGATCTAAGTATATGCGTTCCATTAAATCTCCTTCTTTCCAAATCGTTTCACAAGGAATTAAATGTAAAACATATAGCCCCCGTGATTTTCTTCCTCATAACGTACTAAATCTTCTAACGTTGTACTATCTAACACTTCTTGCACCGCATCACGAACACGCATCCATAACTGGCGCTGTGCTGGCTCTTCTTCTTCTATCATTTCTACAACACTAATTGGTCCCTCTAATACACGGATTACATCCCCAGCTGTAATGTTAGCCGGTTGATCAGATAATACATATCCGCCATATGCCCCGCGCGTACTCTTTACAAGACGAGCGTTACGAAGTGGTGAAATTAATTGCTCTAAGTAATGCTCGGATAAGTCATGCGCCTGCGCAATTGATTTTAATGAAATTGGACCTTCACCAAACTTTTTTGCAAGATCAATCATAATTGTTAAGCCATAGCGGCCTTTTGTTGAAATCTTCATCTATTTTGCACCTCTTTTCAAATTTTCACTTCTATTGGTTATATCTTATTTATAAAAAGAACACAATTTAAAATCCTATGAAATTATAGCATAATATAGTATTATAAGAAATTTCAACTTGTGTATCAAAATGATAACATAAAATCACATTGAAAAACTCGGAAATTATTACAATTGAAAGAAAAATGAAAATATTCATCTTCATTTTTCCCATAAAACAGCATCCTATTTCAAATTCCGTAGAAAAAAATGATACGATAGAACGAGATTATATATTAAGGGAGACGGTCTAAATGAAACAACCACTCGCACATCGAATGCGCCCTACAAATATTCAAGAAATTATTGGGCAACAGCATTTAGTTGGTGAAGGAAAGATTTTATGGCGAATGGTCCAAGCAAATCATTTTCAATCTATGATTTTATACGGTCCTCCAGGTACAGGAAAAACATCCATTGCCAGTGCAATTGCAGGAAGTACCGGTACCCCGTTTCGTCTATTAAACGCTGTTACTCACAATAAAAAAGATATGGAAGTTGTCGTACAAGAAGCAAAGATGCATCGACACCTCGTTTTAATTTTAGATGAAGTTCACCGTCTAGATAAAGCAAAGCAAGACTTTCTATTACCTCACTTAGAAAGCGGACTTCTTACTTTAATTGGTGCAACGACAAGTAATCCATTCCATGCAATAAACTCCGCTATTCGAAGCAGGTGTCAAATTTTCGAATTACACGCACTAACAGAAGATGATATTTTAATTGGGTTAAAAAGAGCTTTAGAAGATAAAGAAAAAGGCCTTGGAGAATATGCTGTAACGGTAACAGATGAAGCACTACATCACTTTGCAAACGCCTCTGGTGGTGATATGCGTTCCGCTTATAACGCGCTTGAACTTGCTGTATTATCTAGCTTTACTACAGACGATCAAGCGGCTGAAATCACACTCGAGATTGCAGAAGAATGCTTACAAAAGAAGAGCTTCGTTCACGACAAAGGCGGCGATGCTCATTATGACGTATTATCAGCATTTCAAAAATCAGTGCGCGGAAGTGATGTAAATGCAGCGCTCCATTATTTAGCACGCCTTATTGAAGCAGGGGATTTACAAAGTATTGGCAGACGCCTTCTTATTATGGCTTATGAAGATATTGGACTTGCTAGCCCGCAAGCTGGACCGCGTACACTAGCTGCAATTGAATCAGCTGAACGAGTTGGATTCCCAGAAGCACGCATCCCACTTGCAAATGCCGTTATAGAGCTATGCTTATCACCAAAATCAAATTCAGCTTATAAAGCACTTGATGCTGCATTACACGATTTACGCAACGGTCAAACAGGTGACATTCCAAGCCATTTAAAAGATAGTCATTACAAAGGCGCAGAATCACTCGGAAGAGGCATTGGATATTTATATCCACACGACCATCCAAACGGCTGGGTAAGGCAACAATACTTACCTGATAAAATAAAAAACAAGCAATATTATAAACCAAAAACGACAGGAAAATTTGAGCAAACACTTTCTACCGTTTATGAAAGATTACAAACTTCGAATAAAACGAAAAATAAAGGGTAACATAAACGAAAACGTCACCATTATGGAGGCTTCGCTTATGAAAACACGTCAAGATGCATGGACAAAAGAAGATGATCTCCTTTTAGCAGAAACTGTTTTGCGACATATTCGCAGCGGAAGCACACAAATAAAAGCGTTTGATGAAGTCGGCGACGCTTTAAATCGCACTTCCGCAGCTTGTGGTTTTAGATGGAATGCTGAAGTAAGACCGAATTACGAAGATGCGGTGCAGCTTGCAAAAAAACAACGTAAAGAATTAAAACGTTCTGAAGCTAATATAGAAAAAGATCGGTTCACAAAAACGAAGCAACTGGTAATTGACGCCGATTTTTCAGAAGATATTACGCCAAGTAAACAAGATCTTACAATGCAAAATGTCATCTCATTTTTACAAAATTTAGAACATAAAAATCCTTCACTTGCAAAGTTGCAAACTGAAAATGATGTATTACAAGCTCAGCTCATTTCTCTGCAAAAAACAAATCATGAACTTGAAACGAAATTAGCAGTACTCACAAAAAAACAACAAGCAATCGAAGAAGATTACGCGATGCTTGTTCGAATTATGGATCGCGCTCGAAAACTTGTTTCGGTTGAAGAACAAGAAGAACAGATTGCTCCCATTTTCAAGACAGATCAAAATGGAAATTTAGATATTATATATTCTGCAGAGAATTAACAAACAAGGATGTCACTTTTTTAACTAAGTGACATCCTTGTTTGTTTTCGGTGAACCATATATATACATGTTGGTAAATGAATTTATATCAACGATTTTTCGAATATATCTATCGTAACTTGCAATATATCAACGGTTTTTCGAATATATCTATCACAACTTGCAATATATCAACGATTTTTCAAATATATCTATCACAACTTGCAATATATCAACGATTCAATAAAGGAGATCGATTTAACGACAAAGATTGACAATAACATTCCTCCCTGTCATACAAGGAAACTCCTAAAATAGATTGGATAATTTTTACTAAAATGTTATTATAAACATATACCTTTAAAGGGAGATGGTTGCTATTTCATTAATAATCTTCAAAATAACTCTTGGCTTTCTCGTCCTGACTTTAGCTCTTTTCACCATTAACAGTCTAAAAAAGACATCCGCCTATAAATCAGATAAATATGATTATTACTTACTAACCTTACTTACATTTGAACTAGTAGTGATGCAAATATCCATATTTCTTTAATACATATAAAAAAGCATATATCCAAAATGGATATATGCTTTTCTTTTATTCTTGCCCTACACGTTTCACTTCTACATTTTTAATACGTTCACGTACAACGTGACTTGCCATAATTAAGCCTGCCACAGATGGTACGAATGCATTTGAAGAAGGGGGTAATTTCGCTTTACGAATTTTTGCATTCTCGTCTGGTACGATTTCTTTACGTACTTCTTCACGAATTACGATTGGGTTTTCGTCAGAGAAGACAACTTTTACACCTTTTTTAATACCCTCTTTACGAAGCTTCGTACGAATTACTTTCGCAATCGGATCTGTATGTGTTTTAGAAATGTCCGCAATACGGAAACGAGTTGGGTCCATTTTATTTGCTGCACCCATACATGAGATAATTTTAATTTTACGACGTAAACATTGTTTAATTAAATGGATTTTGAACGTAATCGTATCAGATGCATCCACTACGAAATCTAAACCGTGTTTAAAGAACTCTTCATATGTTTCATCTGTATAAAACATTTCTAGTCCAATTACTTCACATTCCGGATTAATGTCTGCAATACGCTCTTTCATTAATTCTACTTTTGAACGTCCTACAGTAGATACTAAAGCGTGAATTTGACGGTTTACGTTTGTAATATCTACAACGTCTTTATCAACTAATACGAGACGTCCTACTCCAGAACGCGCTAACGCTTCAGCTGAAAATGACCCTACGCCGCCAATTCCTAAAATACCGACTGTACTATTTTTTAATATTTCAAGTCCTTCTTTACCGAAGGCTAATTCATTACGTGAAAATTGATGTAACATTCAGCTCTACACTCCTATTACAAAAATGGTCTACCATGTATTCTAGCGTTTTTCCGACTATTTGTATAGAAAAAGTTATAGAATTCCTAAAAATACATATTTCGAGAATGAAAACATAGACCAGAATTTTACTTCTTCCTAAATACACGTTTAAAAAAGAGGATTTAAAGAACCGAGCAGATCGAGGCGCTTATGCCAGGAGGAGCGCAGTGTAGCTTTAACTACTCGAGAACCGGACTTTTTAAACTTCCCCTCAAAAAAAGTCTAGATGGTTATAGTATAACCATCTAGACCCTATTCTTACTTCTCTTCTTTCAAGCTTAATTTCAAGTTTAACTCTTCAAGCTGTGCTTCTGCAACTGGGCTTGGAGCTTCTGTTAATAAGCAGCTTGCGCTTGCTGTTTTCGGGAATGCAATTGTATCACGAAGGTTCGTACGGCCTGCAAGTAACATAACAAGACGATCTAAACCTAATGCGATTCCGCCGTGTGGTGGTGTACCGTATTCGAATGCTTCTAATAAGAACCCGAATTGCTCTTGCGCTTCTTCTTGTGAGAATCCAAGTGCTTTGAACATTTTTTCTTGTACGTCACGCTCGTAAATACGAAGTGATCCACCACCAAGCTCATAACCGTTTAATACAAGGTCATATGCTTGTGCACGCGCTTTTTCTGGCGCTGTTTCTAATAGCTCAACGTCTTCACGGAATGGCATTGTGAATGGATGATGAGCTGCGAAGTAACGATCTGCATCTTCATCGTACTCAAGAAGTGGCCAATCAGTTACCCATAGGAAGTTAAATTTACTTTCATCAATTAACTCAAGCTCTTTACCTAGACGTAAACGAAGTGCGCCTAAGCTATCTGCAACAATGCTCTTCTTATCTGCTACGAATAGTAATAAGTCGCCAGCAGTAGCTTCTAATGTACTCATTAACACGTTTGCATCTTCTTCACCAAAGAATTTCGCAATCGGTCCTTTTAAGCCGTCTTCTTCAACTTTAAGCCAAGCTAGACCTTTTGCACCGTATACTTTCACGAATTCAGTTAATGCATCGATGTCTTTACGAGAGTATTTACTTGCAGCACCTTTTGCATTAATTGCTTTTACTTGTCCGCCGCTTTCTACAGCACTTGTAAACACTTTAAAGCCACAACCTGCTGCAAACTCAGATAAGTCTGTTAGTTCCATTTCAAAGCGTGTATCTGGCTTATCAGAACCGTAACGAGCCATTGCATCAGCATATTTCATACGAGGGAATGGTGCACTAACTTCTACACCTTTTGCATCCTTCATAACTTTCGTCATCATACGCTCCATCATTTCTAAAATCTCATCTTGTGTTAAGAATGAAGCTTCAATATCGATTTGCGTGAATTCTGGTTGACGATCTGCACGTAAATCTTCGTCACGGAAACAACGTGCTACTTGATAGTAACGCTCAAATCCGCCGACCATAAGAAGCTGTTTAAATAACTGTGGTGACTGTGGTAATGCATAGAATTCACCATCATGTACACGACTTGGTACTAAATAGTCACGAGCTCCTTCTGGTGTGCTCTTCGTTAAAATTGGTGTTTCAACTTCTAAAAACTCTTCTGTATCTAAGAAGTTACGAATTGTTTTTGTTACGTCATGACGCATTTTGAATGTGTTGAACATTACAGGTCGACGTAAGTCTAAATAACGATATTTTAAACGCACATCTTCTGATGCATCTGTATCATCAGCAATAATAATTGGCGTTGTTTTCGCTGCGTTTAATACATTTACTTTCGTTGCTTGTACTTCAATACGACCAGTTGCCATATTGTCATTAATTGCGCCTTCACCACGTTCAACAACTGTACCTTCTATGTGTAATACGTATTCGCTACGAATTGTTTCTGCTACTTCTAACGCTTCTTTTGATGTTTCTGGGTTAAATACAACTTGTACGATACCTGTACGGTCACGTAAATCGATAAAGATTAATCCACCTAAGTCACGGCGTTTTTGTACCCAACCTTTTAATTGAACTGTTTGTCCAACAGCTTCTACTGTTACTTTTCCACATGCATGTGTTCTTTCAGCCACTGTAAGTTCCCCCTATATTAATTTCTCTGCTACGTATGAAGCAAATACATCTAACGCTACTTCTTCTTGTTCACCTGTTGCCATATCTTTTAAGTTAATGATGCCTTTATCTAGCTCATCTTCTCCTAATACAGCTACAAATTTCGCCTTTAGACGATCTGCTGATTTAAATTGTGCTTTCATTTTGCGATCTAAATAATCTTTTTCAACTGATAACCCAGCTTTACGAAGATCGAACGCAACTTTTGCAGCATGGTCTTTCGCTTTTTCACCAAGCGCTACAACGTAACAATCAATGCTATGTTCAAGTGGTAATTCAATGTTTTCAGCTTTTAGCGCCATAATTAAACGTTCAATACTCATTGCAAAACCGATACCTGGCATTTCTGGTCCACCGATTTCTTGTACAAGTCCGTTATAACGGCCACCACCGCTTAATGTAGTGATCGCACCGAAACCTTCTGCCTCACTCATAATTTCAAAAACAGTGTGTTGGTAGTAGTCTAAACCACGCACTAAGTTCGGATCTTTTTCAAATGGAACATCCATCATCGTTAATAGTTCTTGAACTTTGTCGTAGTATACTGCTGAATCTTCGTTTAAGTATTCTGTAATAGATGGTGCTGTTGCCATTAATTCATGGTTACGGTCCTTCTTACAGTCTAAAATTCGAAGTGGGTTCTTTTCTAAGCGAGATTGACAGTCAGAACAGAATTCGCCGATACGTGGCTCAAAGTGTGCGATTAATGCATCACGGTGTGCTTGACGGCTCGCTGCGTCACCTAAACTGTTTAATACAACTTTAATATTTTTCAAGCCCATGCCGCGGTAAAATTCAACAGCAAGTGCAATTACTTCTGCATCAATTGCAGGGTCATTACTGCCGATTGCTTCGATACCGAATTGTACGAATTGACGATAGCGACCTGCTTGTGGTCTTTCATAACGGAACATTTGACCGATATAGTATAATTTCGTTGGTTGTGTTGCATCACCAAACATTTTATTTTCAACGTAAGAACGTACAACAGGTGCAGTACCTTCTGGACGTAATGTTAAACTGCGCTCTCCACGATCTTGGAATGAGTACATTTCTTTTTGTACGATATCTGTCGTATCACCAACACCGCGTAAAAATAGCTCAGTGTGCTCAAAAATTGGTGTACGAATTTCTTTATAATTGTAACGACGGCAAATTTCGCGTGCTTGCCCTTCGATATACTGCCATAACTCAACAGTGCCTGGAAGAATATCTTGCGTTCCGCGTGGGATTTGAATAGACATATTCAGTTCCTCCTCAAATTGTTTTAATCTTAATAAAAATAAAAAAACTCCCGCCTCTACTGTTTAAACAGTAGGGACGAGAGTATTATACCCGTGGTGCCACCCTAATTGAAGCACGTATGCTTCCACTTTTTTAATAACGCTTAAATATGCGTTCATCCCTACTAAGCATATATGCCGTTCAAGTTGAAACCTCTAGAGTGTCATTCAATCAGTCATCATGCAGAAATGTTTTCAGCCTAAGACATTCCTTCTCTTTCCATGTGTGTCTCATTTACTCTTCTCTATCAACGGTTATATTCATATGTAAATATAAAATTACTATACGTTTGTTAAGTAGGATTGTCAAGTGCTCTAAGAACGTTCAATCTGCTTCTTTAAACGCTTTACATCTTGAAGAGAAATCCCAAACTCGGAAGCAAGCTCCATTGAAGTATTGTTTTGCTCTTTTGAAATAAAATCATGAAAATTCACGTTAAATAGTTGATTTGCACCATTTGTAACAGAATGCCCTTTTTCATTCATACGCATACGTATATCCCTCACATTCAATATGGATGTTTTACTTTTTATTGTTCCATATTGATGAGAGAGTTATACATAAATGCAGAAGCTATTGATTCCAAAGAAAGTGAACCTTTAATCCGTGGGAGGCCACTGTCTACAAATAGCGGGATAAATGAACAAAACATACAACAATGTGTCAACTCCCCCACTGGGTTAAAACGTTTCAGTGAGGGCTTGAGTTAGAAATCTAGGTCTTTTCAGACAGTTTGACGCTCTAGAATTCATGCCACCTTACGGTAACACCCCAAGTATGTTTTTGGTTGGTACTGGCAATGAACTATCGTTTTCCCACTTGCACCACCCTTTTGAAAAAGAGCAGTTCTTCCTTATGGAAGAAGCCACCACTCAGATGAATCCGGCGTGTGCTACAAGCCCCGACAAGTCGAGTACACATGGATGGTTGACGCACCCACTAAGCTATGCGCGAAGCAACAGCCTTACGTTTTTGCACTTCTAATAGAATCGGCGTTTTCACTTTGAGATTGTCATCCAATTCTACAACCTTTGATTTTTGCAATGTATTCAATGCACCATTAATATCAGCATGGATACACGTTCCTGCTTTACTTTGGTACAGACCACGAGTGATTCGTTTGCCACTAAAGAGATAATGCGTCCTATCTTCCTTAGACCAAACAGGAACCGGATCCTTATTAAGAAAACTAGCTTTTGAAGTATAGCTTTCTTCTTGTTTTAAAAATCGTATACCTTCTTTTATACATTTATTCTCAATCGCTGCAATCAATTTATGAAATGGGATTTGCACAAATGTTTGATTATTCTTTTTTCCCATATCAGATTTTTGTTTCCAACCAGCGTTATACCCTACGACAACCGTATCTATGTTACATGCTTTCACTTTTTTAAACAACAGGCCTACAGTTTGTGAAATGTAACCATTTATTTGTCGTTCTCGTTTATGCCAAAGTGCAGCCATTCTATTCGTTACAACACGTTTTGAAAGTCCATTTTCTATATTTTTCAGTTGCAGATTACGCATCATTTTGTTGAAGTATTGGTTAATGGATTTTAGTTTTTTTCCATCAATTAAAAATGCATCACCTGTATTGGTTGCGCAACTTACTAATCTGTCTACACCTAAATCGCAACTCAAAGCGCTACTAGTAGTCGTGGATGGTTTCTTCATTTGAGAAACGTGCATTTCATATGTGTAATGCACCTCAAAGAACCGACCTTTTTGCTTCGGTACAATTTCAATGTAGGAGATTTTTTTATTTCTTAAGTTTTTAGGCATACGTATTTTAATGGAACCGAATTTTTTTCTGAATGCAACATTCATCGGAATCATCCAATACCCGTTATTATCCACTTTTGGAACTTGATAGATCTCAATAATTCGTTTGTCAGTTGAACGAGAATAATTCGGAAACTTAGGACGACCTGCGAAGGTTTCTTGTTTTCTCTTCCACTGTTCCAATGCTTTAAAAAAGCTTTTTACTTCTGCATATAAGGCTCTACGAATGGCCTGAACAGAGTTTGATTGAATGCCCGAGTAATTCATATCAGCTTGCATGGCAGTATCCACTTCTTTTACAGTAGCCATTTTATTATGGTTCAAATAACTTTGTTTCATTGTGTACAATCCAACATTTCGCAATGCTTTTGAACTATGTGACATGCGTTGCAGTAAGCGGAATTCTTTAGCTGTGAGGCAAGCCCGTCCGATATTCTGTTTTTGCGTGAATCGTTGCATGGTTTCTCTTTTCTTTTGTTTTCGTAATACTTTCACTGCTTTCTTTCTAGCCATTGTTTTCACCACCTTTCTTAGAGAGTTCATTAAAATTATTCATTACTTTTGACAAATCAATATTTGGAATGAAACGGAACAAAATATGAACATGTTCTTCATCGAAATTTCTTTTAGCTCAAGTAATCGAATAATGATTATTATCCAATTTCGTTGTCTTACGATATATTCCCTCCTTATCTACAACAGATTATATCGTAAGACAAAAAGAAACAAACATTCGCCATCAAAAAATTGTTATGAACGAAACAAAAAGGGTTCAACCTACCTTCTCACGGCAATTCATCTTCACCTGAATTGTTAGGCTTCACCCGTAACACAAATCAGATGAAGATGAATTGCCGAAATGTATAAAAAAGAGAGGATTATATAATCCTCTCTTTTTTTATCAACACTATTTACTTTCTACAATTAAGGTCACCGGACCATCATTGATTAAAGAAACGTCCATCATTGCTCCGAACTTCCCTGTTTCCACATGCAATCCTTGTTTGCGAACTTCTTCATTAAAGAAATCGTATAAATGCTCTGCATAGTCAGGTTTCGCAGCATCCATAAAGTTTGGACGTCTTCCCTTGCGACAATCTCCGTATAATGTAAATTGCGAAATAGATAGAACTTGTCCTTCTACATCAAGTACAGAATGATTCATCTTTCCGCTCTCATCTTCAAAAATACGTAAGTTCGCAATTTTTTCTGCAATGTAAGTTGCATCTTTTTCTGTATCTTCGTGCGTAATGCCAACTAGCAATGTTAGACCGAACGGAATTTGCCCTACAATCTCACCATTTACTGTGACAGACGCTTCCTTTGATCGTTGTAAAACAACTCTCATCTTTCTACACTCCCTATTAATGCATCATGCGTCGTACTGCATAAATTTCTGGAACGCGTTTAATGCGTTCTACTACTTTTTTCAAGTGTTGTAAGTTACGAATCGAGATTGACATATTAATTGTTGCCATCTTATTACGGTCACTTCTACCAGAAACAGCTGAAATGTACGTTTTCGTCTCTGTAACAGCTTGCAGTACTTCATTTAATAAACCACGGCGATCGTAACCTGAAATTTCAATATCAACGTTATACTCAATTTCTTTTTCAGGGCTACCTTCCCACTCTACTTCTAATAATCGTTCTACAGCTTCTTCTGTATGAACATTTACACAATCACGGCGGTGAATCGATACACCTCGGCCTTTCGTAATATACCCAACGATATCATCGCCCGGAACTGGGTTACAGCATTTCGATAAACGAATTAATAAATTATCAGCACCGCTTACCTTTACACCAGAATCCCATTTTCGAATTTTCATCGGTTTACGAACTTCTTTAACTTCAACAATTTCTTCTTCTTCGCGTTGTTTGCGGAACTTGTCCGTTAGTCGCGTAACAATTTGCGAAGCTGTAATTCCGCTATACCCAACTGCTGCAAACATATCTTCTTCATTTGCAAAGTTAAATTTCTCAGCGACGCGTT includes:
- a CDS encoding RsfA family transcriptional regulator; the protein is MKTRQDAWTKEDDLLLAETVLRHIRSGSTQIKAFDEVGDALNRTSAACGFRWNAEVRPNYEDAVQLAKKQRKELKRSEANIEKDRFTKTKQLVIDADFSEDITPSKQDLTMQNVISFLQNLEHKNPSLAKLQTENDVLQAQLISLQKTNHELETKLAVLTKKQQAIEEDYAMLVRIMDRARKLVSVEEQEEQIAPIFKTDQNGNLDIIYSAEN
- the cymR gene encoding cysteine metabolism transcriptional regulator CymR — translated: MKISTKGRYGLTIMIDLAKKFGEGPISLKSIAQAHDLSEHYLEQLISPLRNARLVKSTRGAYGGYVLSDQPANITAGDVIRVLEGPISVVEMIEEEEPAQRQLWMRVRDAVQEVLDSTTLEDLVRYEEENHGGYMFYI
- the mnmA gene encoding tRNA 2-thiouridine(34) synthase MnmA, with protein sequence MNKLPQETRVVIGMSGGVDSSVAALLLKEQGYDVIGIFMKNWDDTDENGVCTATEDYNDVIEVCNQIGIPYYAVNFEKQYWDKVFTYFLDEYRAGRTPNPDVMCNKEIKFKAFLEHAIALGADYVATGHYARVAYMDGEYKMLRGVDDNKDQTYFLNQLSQEQLSKTMFPLGELKKPQIREMAKEAGLATAAKKDSTGICFIGERNFKDFLSNYLPAQPGVMQTLSGEVKGKHDGLMYYTIGQRHGLGIGGNGDPWFAVGKNLKENILYVDQGFHNELLYGDEVIATNVGWVSNKAKETEFKCTAKFRYRQEDNKVTVQIVDENTVRILCDEPIRAITPGQAVVFYDGDECLGGATIDEVYRSGKKLDYLG
- a CDS encoding ThiF family adenylyltransferase; protein product: MLHQFSRNELAFGKEGLEILKNSTVGILGIGGVGSFSAEALARSGVGRLVLVDKDVVDITNVNRQIHALVSTVGRSKVELMKERIADINPECEVIGLEMFYTDETYEEFFKHGLDFVVDASDTITFKIHLIKQCLRRKIKIISCMGAANKMDPTRFRIADISKTHTDPIAKVIRTKLRKEGIKKGVKVVFSDENPIVIREEVRKEIVPDENAKIRKAKLPPSSNAFVPSVAGLIMASHVVRERIKNVEVKRVGQE
- a CDS encoding replication-associated recombination protein A, yielding MKQPLAHRMRPTNIQEIIGQQHLVGEGKILWRMVQANHFQSMILYGPPGTGKTSIASAIAGSTGTPFRLLNAVTHNKKDMEVVVQEAKMHRHLVLILDEVHRLDKAKQDFLLPHLESGLLTLIGATTSNPFHAINSAIRSRCQIFELHALTEDDILIGLKRALEDKEKGLGEYAVTVTDEALHHFANASGGDMRSAYNALELAVLSSFTTDDQAAEITLEIAEECLQKKSFVHDKGGDAHYDVLSAFQKSVRGSDVNAALHYLARLIEAGDLQSIGRRLLIMAYEDIGLASPQAGPRTLAAIESAERVGFPEARIPLANAVIELCLSPKSNSAYKALDAALHDLRNGQTGDIPSHLKDSHYKGAESLGRGIGYLYPHDHPNGWVRQQYLPDKIKNKQYYKPKTTGKFEQTLSTVYERLQTSNKTKNKG
- a CDS encoding cysteine desulfurase family protein, whose product is MERIYLDHAATSPTHPEVVEKMIPYMTEIFGNPSSIHFYGRQTRHTVDEARRVCARSIHANPNEIIFTSGGTEADNLALIGVARANRHKGNHIITTQIEHHAILHTCELLEREGFEVTYLPVDETGRIQVTDIQKALTEETILVSIMFGNNEVGTMQPIVEIGKLLKEHQAYFHTDAVQAYGLVEIDVKEFGIDLLSISAHKINGPKGVGFLYAGANVKFEPLLIGGEQERKRRAGTENVPSIAGLQHAILIAEKTREQKNAQYEEFKDIMVSVFKNEGITFEVNGNLEHRLPHVLNVSFTGMNIEPFLVNLDLAGIAVSSGSACTAGSIDPSHVLVAMFGKDSDQIRSSVRFSFGLGNTKEQIEKAAYETVKIVKRLTQN